Proteins from a single region of Larus michahellis chromosome 13, bLarMic1.1, whole genome shotgun sequence:
- the HPS4 gene encoding BLOC-3 complex member HPS4 isoform X2 gives MAFSREELSRQWDRYIKHIQKNTSDLHKIFNSLWNLDKTKVDPLLLLKAALILQTCQRSPHVLAGCILYKGLIVSTQLPPPLTAKVLLQGDESPGQSEPGGEEQREPGEHPAAEYWLPSAQQQYSPLPQGVRIIPVFLTENEVSVLRDFPVEWMTRSSVSPASPGGEKNALCSQAVSESTGAHENQDLSNISVQESPEQPSSTAAPEDAVQSGSLANTGPLKGFPQMEARTKNSPTAKLSTPDSKISELRRKASFPSERDTKQLPSPSTLHTDEYAQTAGPYLEGFFFPNPYTREQESQNVGKSLADSDVEQRSFQSYSAASGSPAVCSPAQELSRRKLSEQERGTLSQNSVPGESSGAAGDNVRGLDCPATAVQSELQSRRQLPALEVQESLSSETAENMQSPRSGESGRLPQLASLGAQAGVESGKQSKLVKMSLYIHCIKGLVLSLLAEDHLREDQSSIEDVYHSSLASLNGLEVHLRETLPKDSSSSAKITYSFTHYDCVQNVLMANLPHTLGPLDRHFLRAATLIHSDFNQLPTASEMIIRNASTAVYACRNPVQETYFQQLGAPHRNSGVPNPHDSAFSLPSKAKQKLLKHGVNLL, from the exons ATG GCATTTTCTCGGGAGGAACTGAGCAGGCAATGGGACAGATACATTAAACATATCCAAAAAAACACCAGTGACCTCCACAAGATTTTCAATTCTCTCTGGAATCTGGACAAGACCAAG GTGGATCCACTACTTTTACTGAAAGCAGCTCTCATCTTGCAAACTTGCCAGCGGTCTCCCCATGTCTTGGCAGGCTGCATTCTCTACAAAGGCTT gATTGTGAGCACCCAGCTGCCACCTCCTCTCACTGCCAAAGTTCTCCTCCAAGGTGATGAGTCTCCAGGCCAG agTGAGCCTGGAGGTGAGGAGCAGCGGGAGCCTGGTGAGCATCCAGCTGCAGAGTACTGGTTGCCAAGTGCACAGCAGCAGT ATTCTCCGTTGCCACAGGGTGTCCGTATCATCCCTGTATTCCTAACAGAAAATGAAGTCTCAGTGCTCCGAGACTTTCCAGTGGAGTGGATGACCAG GTCATCCGTGTCCCCAGCAAgccctggaggagagaagaatgCTCTCTGCTCCCAGGCAGTTTCAGAATCAACAGGAGCTCATGAAAACCAAGACCTGAGTAATATCTCTGTGCAGGAGTCCCCTGAGCAACCTTCAAGCACAGCTGCACCAGAAGATGCTGTGCAATCAGGCAGCCTTGCGAACACAGGGCCTTTGAAGGGCTTCCCCCAAATGGAAGCCAGAACAAAGAATTCTCCAACTGCAAAACTGAGCACACCAGACAGCAAAATCTCAGAGCTCCGTAGAAAAGCATCCTTCCCATCAGAAAGAGACACAAAGCAGCTGCCAAGCCCTTCCACACTCCATACTGATGAATATGCTCAAACTGCAGGTCCATATCtggaaggctttttctttccaaaccctTACACCCGGGAGCAGGAGAGTCAAAATGTGGGGAAATCCCTTGCAGACTCTGATGTTGAGCAGCGCAGCTTCCAAAGTTATTCTGCAGCCAGTGGCAGTCCAGCTGTTTGCTCTCCTGCCCAAGAGTTGAGCAGAAGGAAGTTGAGTGAACAAGAGCGAGGGACTCTGAGCCAAAATAGTGTCCCTGGAGAAAGCAGTGGTGCAGCTGGTGACAATGTGCGGGGTTTGGATTGTCCAGCCACAGCTGTACAATCAGAGCTCcaaagcaggaggcagctgccagctctAGAGGTTCAGGAGAGTCTGTCCAGTGAGACAGCAGAGAACATGCAGAGTCCCAGGAGCGGGGAGAGTGGCCGGCTGCCTCAGCTGGCCAGTCTGGGAGCCCAGGCTGGTGTGGAGTCGGGCAAGCAGAGCAAACTGGTTAAAATGAGCTTGTACATTCACTGTATTAAGGGGCTTGTGCTCTCTCTGCTGGCTGAAGATCACCTCCGAGAGGACCAGAGCTCCATTGAAGATGTG TACCACAGCAGTCTGGCTTCTCTAAACGGCCTCGAGGTTCATCTGAGGGAAACTCTGCCCAAAGACTCCTCATCCTCAGCCAAGATAACCTACAGTTTCACTCACTATGATTGCGTTCAGAACGTGCTCATGG CCAACCTGCCCCATACACTGGGGCCTCTGGATCGGCACTTCCTGAGAGCCGCTACGCTGATCCACTCCGACTTCAACCAGCTTCCGACTGCTTCAGAAATGATAATTAG GAATGCCTCCACGGCTGTGTACGCCTGCCGGAATCCTGTCCAAGAAACCTACTTCCAGCAGCTGGGTGCTCCACACCGCAACTCGGGCGTTCCCAACCCTCACGACAGCGCATTCAGCTTGCCGAGCAAGGCCAAGCAAAAGCTGCTGAAGCATGGAGTGAACCTGCTTTGA
- the HPS4 gene encoding BLOC-3 complex member HPS4 isoform X3 encodes MAFSREELSRQWDRYIKHIQKNTSDLHKIFNSLWNLDKTKVDPLLLLKAALILQTCQRSPHVLAGCILYKGLIVSTQLPPPLTAKVLLQGDESPGQSEPGGEEQREPDSPLPQGVRIIPVFLTENEVSVLRDFPVEWMTRSSVSPASPGGEKNALCSQAVSESTGAHENQDLSNISVQESPEQPSSTAAPEDAVQSGSLANTGPLKGFPQMEARTKNSPTAKLSTPDSKISELRRKASFPSERDTKQLPSPSTLHTDEYAQTAGPYLEGFFFPNPYTREQESQNVGKSLADSDVEQRSFQSYSAASGSPAVCSPAQELSRRKLSEQERGTLSQNSVPGESSGAAGDNVRGLDCPATAVQSELQSRRQLPALEVQESLSSETAENMQSPRSGESGRLPQLASLGAQAGVESGKQSKLVKMSLYIHCIKGLVLSLLAEDHLREDQSSIEDVYHSSLASLNGLEVHLRETLPKDSSSSAKITYSFTHYDCVQNVLMANLPHTLGPLDRHFLRAATLIHSDFNQLPTASEMIIRNASTAVYACRNPVQETYFQQLGAPHRNSGVPNPHDSAFSLPSKAKQKLLKHGVNLL; translated from the exons ATG GCATTTTCTCGGGAGGAACTGAGCAGGCAATGGGACAGATACATTAAACATATCCAAAAAAACACCAGTGACCTCCACAAGATTTTCAATTCTCTCTGGAATCTGGACAAGACCAAG GTGGATCCACTACTTTTACTGAAAGCAGCTCTCATCTTGCAAACTTGCCAGCGGTCTCCCCATGTCTTGGCAGGCTGCATTCTCTACAAAGGCTT gATTGTGAGCACCCAGCTGCCACCTCCTCTCACTGCCAAAGTTCTCCTCCAAGGTGATGAGTCTCCAGGCCAG agTGAGCCTGGAGGTGAGGAGCAGCGGGAGCCTG ATTCTCCGTTGCCACAGGGTGTCCGTATCATCCCTGTATTCCTAACAGAAAATGAAGTCTCAGTGCTCCGAGACTTTCCAGTGGAGTGGATGACCAG GTCATCCGTGTCCCCAGCAAgccctggaggagagaagaatgCTCTCTGCTCCCAGGCAGTTTCAGAATCAACAGGAGCTCATGAAAACCAAGACCTGAGTAATATCTCTGTGCAGGAGTCCCCTGAGCAACCTTCAAGCACAGCTGCACCAGAAGATGCTGTGCAATCAGGCAGCCTTGCGAACACAGGGCCTTTGAAGGGCTTCCCCCAAATGGAAGCCAGAACAAAGAATTCTCCAACTGCAAAACTGAGCACACCAGACAGCAAAATCTCAGAGCTCCGTAGAAAAGCATCCTTCCCATCAGAAAGAGACACAAAGCAGCTGCCAAGCCCTTCCACACTCCATACTGATGAATATGCTCAAACTGCAGGTCCATATCtggaaggctttttctttccaaaccctTACACCCGGGAGCAGGAGAGTCAAAATGTGGGGAAATCCCTTGCAGACTCTGATGTTGAGCAGCGCAGCTTCCAAAGTTATTCTGCAGCCAGTGGCAGTCCAGCTGTTTGCTCTCCTGCCCAAGAGTTGAGCAGAAGGAAGTTGAGTGAACAAGAGCGAGGGACTCTGAGCCAAAATAGTGTCCCTGGAGAAAGCAGTGGTGCAGCTGGTGACAATGTGCGGGGTTTGGATTGTCCAGCCACAGCTGTACAATCAGAGCTCcaaagcaggaggcagctgccagctctAGAGGTTCAGGAGAGTCTGTCCAGTGAGACAGCAGAGAACATGCAGAGTCCCAGGAGCGGGGAGAGTGGCCGGCTGCCTCAGCTGGCCAGTCTGGGAGCCCAGGCTGGTGTGGAGTCGGGCAAGCAGAGCAAACTGGTTAAAATGAGCTTGTACATTCACTGTATTAAGGGGCTTGTGCTCTCTCTGCTGGCTGAAGATCACCTCCGAGAGGACCAGAGCTCCATTGAAGATGTG TACCACAGCAGTCTGGCTTCTCTAAACGGCCTCGAGGTTCATCTGAGGGAAACTCTGCCCAAAGACTCCTCATCCTCAGCCAAGATAACCTACAGTTTCACTCACTATGATTGCGTTCAGAACGTGCTCATGG CCAACCTGCCCCATACACTGGGGCCTCTGGATCGGCACTTCCTGAGAGCCGCTACGCTGATCCACTCCGACTTCAACCAGCTTCCGACTGCTTCAGAAATGATAATTAG GAATGCCTCCACGGCTGTGTACGCCTGCCGGAATCCTGTCCAAGAAACCTACTTCCAGCAGCTGGGTGCTCCACACCGCAACTCGGGCGTTCCCAACCCTCACGACAGCGCATTCAGCTTGCCGAGCAAGGCCAAGCAAAAGCTGCTGAAGCATGGAGTGAACCTGCTTTGA
- the SRRD gene encoding SRR1-like protein produces the protein MAAEGGWRPAGGGRRRRRRREEEEAEGGAVLRRLREARNDLLSSGFWAASAGAVRAPLGDTTEPPARCVCYGLGRFSCCPAARHQLAFLLLLLEELGVPPSRCSVFDPAFSAQEAATLAELGLRLLPDNEEGKHGIEGSATLFYMVHCGKALYNNLLWRNWSAGALSKMVIIGNSFKGIEERLLSRILERDYSYIAKVLKGTEEVALPAHPQYLDTFNDTSVHWFPLQKLEELSPEVWDFVEEPTYEECEIIRKEDGADQCSPAAIES, from the exons ATGGCGGCGGAGGGCGGGTGGCGCCCAGCGggcgggggaaggcggcggcggcggcgccgagaggaggaggaggcggaagGCGGTGCGGTGCTGCGGAGGCTCCGGGAGGCGCG GAACGATCTGCTGAGTTCCGGTTTCTGGGCGGCGAGCGCTG GAGCCGTGCGGGCCCCGCTGGGTGACACCACCGAGCCGCCCGCCCGCTGCGTTTGCTACGGCCTGGGGCGGTTCAGCTGCTGCCCCGCCGCACGGCACCAGttggcctttctgctgctgctgctggaggagctgggg gtGCCGCCGAGCCGGTGCTCCGTGTTCGACCCCGCGTTCTCGGCCCAGGAGGCGGCCACGCTGGCGGAGctggggctgcggctgctcccgGACAACGAG GAGGGGAAACATGGCATTGAGGGATCGGCCACGCTGTTTTACATGGTGCACTGCGGGAAAGCCCTGTACAACAACCTCCTCTGGAGGAACTGGTCCGCAGGAGCACTGTCCAAGATGGTCATCATCGGGAACAGCTTTAAAGGAATCGAGGAAAG ATTATTGTCAAGAATATTGGAGAGAGATTATTCTTACATAGCAAAG GTCTTGAAAGGGACAGAGGAAGTGGCACTCCCAGCCCACCCTCAGTACCTCGACACCTTTAACGACACCTCCGTCCACTGGTTTCCCTTGCAAAAACTGGAGGAACTCTCCCCTGAGGTCTGGGACTTTGTGGAGGAGCCGACGTACGAAGAATGTGAGATCATCAGAAAGGAGGACGGGGCTGACCAGTGCAGTCCCGCTGCCATCGAGTCCTGA
- the ASPHD2 gene encoding aspartate beta-hydroxylase domain-containing protein 2 yields MVWVPLRTTRTDRRAPLRAPATRCTTMSLEWLMDWSWSLDGLRDFIATGIQSFRDCDATALAAVACLLVLFVWYCYHVGREQPRAYATVNALMQSAEANGVQNGYVYCHSPECVRCTHHDGLNQKLYHNLQEYAKRYSWSGMGRIHKGIREQGRYLNSRPSIQKPEVFFLPDLPTMPYFSRDAQKHDVELLERNFQTILCEFETLYKAFSNCSLPQGWKMNSTPSGEWFTFYLVNQGMCVPRNCRRCPRTYRLLGSLRTCIGNNVFGNACISVLSPGTVIAEHYGPTNIRIRCHLGLKTPSNCELVVGGEPQCWAEGRCLLFDDSFLHTAFHEGPPEEGPRVVFMVDLWHPNVAAAERQALDFIFAPGR; encoded by the exons ATGGTGTGGGTGCCCCTGAGGACCACGAGGACTGACCGCCGGGCCCCCCTGCGCGCACCCGCCACCCGCTGCACCACCATGTCTTTGGAGTGGCTGATGGATTGGAGCTGGTCCCTGGACGGCCTCCGGGATTTCATCGCCACTGGCATCCAGTCTTTCCGGGACTGCGACGCCACCGCCCTGGCCGCCGTCGCCTGCCTCCTGGTCCTCTTCGTGTGGTACTGCTACCACGTGGGGCGGGAGCAGCCCCGCGCCTACGCCACCGTCAACGCCCTGATGCAGAGCGCCGAGGCCAACGGCGTGCAGAACGGGTATGTCTACTGCCACTCGCCCGAGTGCGTGCGCTGCACGCACCACGACGGGCTCAACCAGAAACTCTACCACAACCTGCAGGAGTACGCCAAGCGCTACTCCTGGTCCGGCATGGGCAGGATCCACAAGGGCATCCGCGAGCAGGGCCGCTACCTCAACAGCCGGCCGTCCATCCAGAAGCCAGAAGTCTTCTTCTTGCCGGACTTGCCGACCATGCCCTATTTCTCCCGGGACGCTCAAAAGCACGACGTGGAGTTGCTGGAACGCAACTTCCAGACCATCCTGTGCGAGTTTGAGACCCTCTACAAAGCTTTCTCAAACTGCAGCCTCCCGCAAGGATGGAAAATGAACAGCACGCCCAGCGGGGAGTGGTTCACCTTCTACCTGGTGAACCAGGGCATGTGCGTGCCCAGGAACTGCAGGAGATGCCCACGGACGTACCGCTTGCTCGGCAGCCTTCGCACCTGCATTGGCAACAATGTCTTTGGGAATGCATGCATCTCCGTGCTCAGCCCGGGCACCGTCATCGCCGAGCACTACGGACCCACCAACATCCGCATCCGCTGCCATCTAG GTCTGAAGACGCCCAGCAACTGCGAGCTGGTGGTGGGGGGCGAACCCCAGTGCTGGGCTGAGGGTCGCTGCCTGCTCTTCGACGACTCCTTCCTGCACACGGCGTTCCACGAAG GTCCCCCGGAGGAGGGTCCCCGCGTGGTCTTCATGGTGGACCTGTGGCACCCCAACGTGGCTGCTGCCGAGCGCCAGGCCCTCGACTTTATCTTCGCCCCGGGACGATGA
- the HPS4 gene encoding BLOC-3 complex member HPS4 isoform X1 — protein sequence MLCFFRWNYFFLYDGSKVKEEGDPTSAGICYFYPSQTLPDQQELLCGQIAGVVHCMTEISGVPPSLIRLRKLKFAVVVDGDYLWVLGCAVELPDVSCRRFLEQLISLFTFYNGPVHRAYMAFSREELSRQWDRYIKHIQKNTSDLHKIFNSLWNLDKTKVDPLLLLKAALILQTCQRSPHVLAGCILYKGLIVSTQLPPPLTAKVLLQGDESPGQSEPGGEEQREPGEHPAAEYWLPSAQQQYSPLPQGVRIIPVFLTENEVSVLRDFPVEWMTRSSVSPASPGGEKNALCSQAVSESTGAHENQDLSNISVQESPEQPSSTAAPEDAVQSGSLANTGPLKGFPQMEARTKNSPTAKLSTPDSKISELRRKASFPSERDTKQLPSPSTLHTDEYAQTAGPYLEGFFFPNPYTREQESQNVGKSLADSDVEQRSFQSYSAASGSPAVCSPAQELSRRKLSEQERGTLSQNSVPGESSGAAGDNVRGLDCPATAVQSELQSRRQLPALEVQESLSSETAENMQSPRSGESGRLPQLASLGAQAGVESGKQSKLVKMSLYIHCIKGLVLSLLAEDHLREDQSSIEDVYHSSLASLNGLEVHLRETLPKDSSSSAKITYSFTHYDCVQNVLMANLPHTLGPLDRHFLRAATLIHSDFNQLPTASEMIIRNASTAVYACRNPVQETYFQQLGAPHRNSGVPNPHDSAFSLPSKAKQKLLKHGVNLL from the exons atgctttgcttttttaggtggaattactttttcctttacgACGGTTCAAAGGTTAAGGAAGAAGGAGATCCTACAAGTGCTGGGATTTGCTATTTCTATCCATCTCAG ACTCTCCCTGACCAGCAGGAACTGCTGTGCGGACAGATTGCCGGAGTGGTGCATTGCATGACAGAGATTTCTGGAGTTCCTCCAAGTCTCATTCGCCTGAGGAAGCTCAAGTTTGCAGTTGTAGTGGATGGAGACTATCTGTGG GTTCTGGGCTGTGCTGTTGAGCTCCCTGATGTCAGCTGTAGGCGGTTTCTGGAGCAGCTGATCAGCCTCTTCACCTTCTACAATGGACCTGTGCACCGTGCGTACATG GCATTTTCTCGGGAGGAACTGAGCAGGCAATGGGACAGATACATTAAACATATCCAAAAAAACACCAGTGACCTCCACAAGATTTTCAATTCTCTCTGGAATCTGGACAAGACCAAG GTGGATCCACTACTTTTACTGAAAGCAGCTCTCATCTTGCAAACTTGCCAGCGGTCTCCCCATGTCTTGGCAGGCTGCATTCTCTACAAAGGCTT gATTGTGAGCACCCAGCTGCCACCTCCTCTCACTGCCAAAGTTCTCCTCCAAGGTGATGAGTCTCCAGGCCAG agTGAGCCTGGAGGTGAGGAGCAGCGGGAGCCTGGTGAGCATCCAGCTGCAGAGTACTGGTTGCCAAGTGCACAGCAGCAGT ATTCTCCGTTGCCACAGGGTGTCCGTATCATCCCTGTATTCCTAACAGAAAATGAAGTCTCAGTGCTCCGAGACTTTCCAGTGGAGTGGATGACCAG GTCATCCGTGTCCCCAGCAAgccctggaggagagaagaatgCTCTCTGCTCCCAGGCAGTTTCAGAATCAACAGGAGCTCATGAAAACCAAGACCTGAGTAATATCTCTGTGCAGGAGTCCCCTGAGCAACCTTCAAGCACAGCTGCACCAGAAGATGCTGTGCAATCAGGCAGCCTTGCGAACACAGGGCCTTTGAAGGGCTTCCCCCAAATGGAAGCCAGAACAAAGAATTCTCCAACTGCAAAACTGAGCACACCAGACAGCAAAATCTCAGAGCTCCGTAGAAAAGCATCCTTCCCATCAGAAAGAGACACAAAGCAGCTGCCAAGCCCTTCCACACTCCATACTGATGAATATGCTCAAACTGCAGGTCCATATCtggaaggctttttctttccaaaccctTACACCCGGGAGCAGGAGAGTCAAAATGTGGGGAAATCCCTTGCAGACTCTGATGTTGAGCAGCGCAGCTTCCAAAGTTATTCTGCAGCCAGTGGCAGTCCAGCTGTTTGCTCTCCTGCCCAAGAGTTGAGCAGAAGGAAGTTGAGTGAACAAGAGCGAGGGACTCTGAGCCAAAATAGTGTCCCTGGAGAAAGCAGTGGTGCAGCTGGTGACAATGTGCGGGGTTTGGATTGTCCAGCCACAGCTGTACAATCAGAGCTCcaaagcaggaggcagctgccagctctAGAGGTTCAGGAGAGTCTGTCCAGTGAGACAGCAGAGAACATGCAGAGTCCCAGGAGCGGGGAGAGTGGCCGGCTGCCTCAGCTGGCCAGTCTGGGAGCCCAGGCTGGTGTGGAGTCGGGCAAGCAGAGCAAACTGGTTAAAATGAGCTTGTACATTCACTGTATTAAGGGGCTTGTGCTCTCTCTGCTGGCTGAAGATCACCTCCGAGAGGACCAGAGCTCCATTGAAGATGTG TACCACAGCAGTCTGGCTTCTCTAAACGGCCTCGAGGTTCATCTGAGGGAAACTCTGCCCAAAGACTCCTCATCCTCAGCCAAGATAACCTACAGTTTCACTCACTATGATTGCGTTCAGAACGTGCTCATGG CCAACCTGCCCCATACACTGGGGCCTCTGGATCGGCACTTCCTGAGAGCCGCTACGCTGATCCACTCCGACTTCAACCAGCTTCCGACTGCTTCAGAAATGATAATTAG GAATGCCTCCACGGCTGTGTACGCCTGCCGGAATCCTGTCCAAGAAACCTACTTCCAGCAGCTGGGTGCTCCACACCGCAACTCGGGCGTTCCCAACCCTCACGACAGCGCATTCAGCTTGCCGAGCAAGGCCAAGCAAAAGCTGCTGAAGCATGGAGTGAACCTGCTTTGA